One window of the Dreissena polymorpha isolate Duluth1 chromosome 5, UMN_Dpol_1.0, whole genome shotgun sequence genome contains the following:
- the LOC127880751 gene encoding uncharacterized protein LOC127880751, protein MQNTVMNANARLSSLSFLYGLLVMIVLNPAYVSPTLCEARCENTVPYLRRLKTLWHSLSKRETGDDISFTQFIQSLIYAARRYGKLSPFRQDLLQMIMEYKDCVKACEHQHSKRGARWPSMIESPLLTSDELYI, encoded by the exons GTGATGAATGCAAACGCCCGACTATCGTCCTTATCGTTTCTATATGGATTGCTTGTGATGATTGTGCTTAACCCGGCCTATGTGTCTCCCACCCTCTGCGAAGCCAGGTGCGAAAACACCGTCCCGTATCTTCGACGACTGAAAACCCTCTGGCACAGTCTTTCAAAGCGAGAGACCGGCGATG ACATATCCTTCACACAATTTATCCAGTCGCTTATATATGCTGCACGACGGTATGGAAAGCTGTCACCATTCAGACAGGACTTATTGCAAATGATTATGGAGTACAAAGACTGTGTAAAGGCGTGCGAACACCAACACAGCAAGAGAG GTGCTCGATGGCCGTCGATGATAGAATCGCCACTATTGACATCTGATGagttatatatttaa